A region of Lichenibacterium dinghuense DNA encodes the following proteins:
- the terL gene encoding phage terminase large subunit codes for MSDPRQFRAALRGDLAFFYRKCFATVSPNDTYSHNWHIDAMSHALGGVARGETQNLIITLPPRNGKSLLGSVAFPAWLLGHNPMARVICASYAQPLAGEFSNQTRSIMASNWYRDTFPGTVLSPRKNSESEFQTTRHGGRLATSVGGVLTGRGGDVVIIDDPLKPSDADSEAMREAAKAWFDLTVSSRLNDKKRGAFVLIMQRLHVDDLAGHLLDKGGWTHLNLPAIAEKEERIPIGFGRHHQRRAGDLLHPEREPMRVLDQMKANLGPNGFSAQYQQDPVPAGGNMIAWDWFRRFAVEPRRRPGDTVVQSWDTASKAGELNDYSVCTTWLMRDGFYYLLDLQRARLDAPSLRGRVMALYERHKPELVLIEDKSSGISLIQELRHATAIPIQEIVPEGDKTMRAFSQAASIAGGKVWLPAEAPWLDDLKTEVLAFPNGRHDDQVDSMVQFMIWAFDDVYNAPRIREL; via the coding sequence ATGAGCGACCCGCGTCAGTTTCGGGCCGCGTTGCGCGGCGATCTCGCCTTCTTCTATCGAAAGTGCTTCGCCACGGTTTCGCCGAACGACACCTACAGTCACAACTGGCACATCGACGCCATGTCTCACGCCCTCGGGGGCGTGGCCCGGGGCGAAACACAGAATCTCATCATCACGCTCCCGCCGCGCAACGGCAAGTCGCTGCTCGGCTCGGTAGCGTTTCCGGCCTGGCTTCTCGGCCATAACCCGATGGCGCGAGTCATCTGCGCCAGCTACGCGCAGCCGCTCGCCGGCGAGTTCTCGAACCAGACACGATCCATCATGGCGTCGAACTGGTACCGCGACACGTTCCCCGGAACGGTGTTGAGCCCGCGCAAGAACAGCGAAAGCGAGTTTCAGACCACCCGCCACGGCGGCCGGCTCGCGACATCGGTGGGCGGCGTGCTCACAGGGCGCGGCGGAGATGTCGTCATCATCGACGACCCATTGAAGCCGTCCGATGCCGACTCGGAGGCGATGCGCGAGGCCGCGAAGGCCTGGTTCGACCTCACGGTCTCGTCGCGCCTGAACGACAAGAAGCGAGGGGCCTTCGTGCTCATCATGCAGCGCCTGCACGTCGACGATCTCGCCGGCCACCTGCTCGACAAGGGCGGGTGGACCCATCTCAACCTGCCCGCGATCGCGGAGAAGGAGGAGCGGATCCCCATCGGCTTCGGTCGCCATCATCAGCGCCGCGCCGGCGACCTCCTGCATCCCGAGCGCGAGCCAATGCGGGTTCTCGACCAGATGAAGGCCAACCTCGGCCCGAACGGATTTTCAGCCCAGTACCAGCAGGACCCGGTGCCGGCCGGCGGCAACATGATCGCCTGGGATTGGTTCAGGCGGTTCGCCGTAGAGCCCCGGCGGCGGCCGGGCGATACGGTTGTCCAGAGTTGGGACACGGCTTCGAAGGCGGGCGAGCTGAACGACTACTCGGTCTGCACGACATGGCTGATGCGAGACGGCTTCTACTACCTGCTCGACCTCCAGCGAGCGCGCCTCGACGCTCCGAGCCTGCGCGGGCGCGTGATGGCGCTCTACGAGCGGCACAAGCCCGAGCTGGTGCTGATCGAGGACAAGTCGTCTGGCATCTCGCTGATCCAGGAGCTCCGCCACGCGACCGCCATCCCGATCCAGGAGATCGTGCCGGAGGGCGACAAGACCATGCGGGCCTTCTCGCAGGCGGCGTCCATCGCCGGCGGCAAGGTCTGGCTGCCGGCGGAAGCACCTTGGCTCGACGATCTC
- a CDS encoding DUF5681 domain-containing protein, which produces MKPRKPTGDYEVGYGKPPKSGQFRKGQSGNPKGRTKGSLDLKTVLTAALQESVPVTNNGRSTRKSKFDLWIIGLINRAVKGDAKAGMMLLALLGRTGVALSEPEVRDGALDAADDAMFADYLQKLGGPGEPEQDAP; this is translated from the coding sequence ATGAAGCCGCGTAAGCCCACGGGCGATTATGAGGTCGGCTATGGCAAGCCGCCGAAATCGGGGCAGTTCCGCAAGGGGCAGTCCGGGAATCCGAAGGGTCGGACCAAGGGCTCGCTCGACCTCAAGACCGTGTTGACGGCGGCGCTGCAGGAGAGCGTTCCGGTCACCAACAATGGGCGCTCGACCCGCAAGTCGAAGTTCGACCTGTGGATCATCGGCCTCATCAACCGGGCCGTTAAAGGTGACGCCAAGGCCGGCATGATGCTGCTCGCGCTGCTCGGCCGGACCGGCGTCGCCCTGTCGGAACCCGAGGTGCGGGATGGCGCACTCGACGCCGCCGACGACGCGATGTTCGCTGACTACCTGCAGAAGCTCGGTGGGCCGGGCGAGCCGGAGCAGGATGCGCCATGA
- a CDS encoding site-specific DNA-methyltransferase, with protein MARRKEAPTQVHKSGPPLAGLAPKIGPRRVADLRPDPRNARKHDPKQVARIAESISRFGFNNPILVDGTGTVIAGHGRLAAAKQLGLAAVPTLCLDHLSEAERRAYRIADNRLAELSSWDKGLLAIELGELQDLDFELELTGFDLGEIGLILDAADGSAPEDAVPPSAPGPAVSRPGDVWILGEHRLFCGSALEATSYERLMVGERAAMVFTDPPYNVPISGHVSGLGRNKHREFAAASGEMSEAAFTAFLRSAFELMAGNAADGAVHFVCMDWRHMGEVLAAAKGVYSELKNLCVWNKDNGGMGSLYRSKHELVFVYKSGSAPHTNNVALGKNGRNRTNVWDFPGQNTFHAGRAADLAAHPTVKPTNLVAEAIRDVSRRGEIVLDPFGGSGTTILAAEKAGRRARLIELDPAYVDVAVRRWETLTGCQAVLDGTGSTFAQTTAVRRAAEGESYHEAA; from the coding sequence GTGGCACGCCGAAAAGAAGCTCCTACTCAGGTCCATAAAAGTGGGCCGCCCCTCGCGGGCCTGGCTCCGAAGATCGGGCCCAGGCGCGTCGCGGACCTGCGTCCCGACCCGCGCAACGCCCGCAAGCACGATCCCAAGCAGGTCGCGCGCATCGCCGAGTCGATCAGCCGCTTCGGCTTCAACAACCCCATCCTGGTCGACGGGACGGGAACGGTGATCGCCGGCCACGGACGTCTCGCCGCCGCCAAGCAGCTCGGCCTCGCGGCCGTGCCGACCTTGTGTCTCGATCATCTGTCGGAGGCGGAGCGGCGCGCCTACCGCATCGCCGACAACCGCCTGGCCGAGCTGTCGAGCTGGGACAAGGGTCTGCTGGCCATCGAGCTCGGCGAGTTGCAGGATCTCGACTTCGAGCTCGAGTTGACCGGCTTCGACCTCGGCGAGATCGGCCTCATCCTCGACGCCGCGGACGGATCGGCCCCGGAGGACGCCGTGCCGCCGTCCGCGCCCGGCCCCGCCGTGTCGCGGCCCGGCGATGTCTGGATCCTGGGCGAGCACAGGCTGTTCTGCGGCTCGGCCTTGGAGGCGACCAGCTACGAGCGGCTGATGGTCGGCGAGCGCGCCGCGATGGTGTTCACCGACCCGCCCTACAACGTGCCGATCTCCGGCCACGTGTCCGGCCTCGGGCGCAACAAGCACCGCGAGTTCGCCGCCGCCTCGGGCGAGATGAGCGAGGCCGCCTTCACAGCCTTCCTGCGCTCGGCCTTCGAGCTCATGGCCGGCAACGCCGCAGACGGGGCCGTCCACTTCGTCTGCATGGACTGGCGCCACATGGGCGAGGTCCTCGCGGCCGCCAAGGGCGTCTACTCCGAGCTGAAGAACCTGTGCGTGTGGAACAAGGACAACGGGGGCATGGGCTCACTATACCGATCAAAGCACGAGCTTGTCTTCGTCTACAAGAGCGGATCGGCGCCGCACACCAACAACGTCGCGCTCGGAAAGAACGGCCGAAACCGCACCAACGTCTGGGACTTTCCCGGGCAGAACACCTTCCACGCCGGCCGTGCGGCCGACCTCGCCGCGCACCCGACCGTGAAGCCGACGAACCTCGTCGCCGAAGCCATCCGCGATGTTTCGCGCCGCGGCGAGATCGTTCTCGACCCCTTCGGCGGCTCGGGCACGACCATCCTGGCGGCCGAGAAGGCCGGCCGGCGGGCGCGGCTGATCGAGCTCGATCCGGCCTACGTCGACGTCGCGGTGCGCCGTTGGGAGACGCTCACCGGCTGCCAGGCCGTGCTGGACGGCACGGGATCCACTTTTGCGCAGACCACGGCCGTGCGCCGCGCTGCAGAGGGAGAAAGCTACCATGAAGCCGCGTAA
- a CDS encoding helix-turn-helix domain-containing protein, with amino-acid sequence MKRARDEAGLTQAAVAERLGKPQSYVAKTESGERRLDVVEFVALAQALGADPASMMASLAQVTASAGRNGNSGDGLIGPECDDVTAT; translated from the coding sequence TTGAAGCGGGCCCGCGACGAGGCCGGGCTGACGCAGGCCGCGGTGGCGGAGCGGCTCGGCAAGCCGCAGAGCTACGTGGCCAAGACGGAAAGCGGCGAGCGGCGGCTGGACGTGGTGGAGTTCGTGGCCCTCGCGCAGGCGCTCGGGGCAGACCCGGCTTCAATGATGGCGTCGCTGGCGCAGGTGACAGCAAGCGCGGGAAGAAATGGAAATTCGGGCGACGGGCTCATCGGCCCGGAGTGCGACGATGTGACGGCAACCTGA
- a CDS encoding MFS transporter yields the protein MVNASRPRPTSAIDQGPGEPSTALLGVLTLAAGALIANLYYAQPLVAEIGPAIGVSSDFAGSIVSMTQIGYGIGLFFLVSLADIVENKRLVLVTVGLTMVGLVGAATASGAGVFLAASLTVGLCSTGAQVLLPFLAHLVPPANRGRTVGKVMAGVLTGIMLARPAALFLSAALGWRAVFLLSAGLMAVIWLTLSVMMPTYRPKAQAHYGQILVSMVVLIRTMPAVRWRAAYQALMFCAFNMFWTAVPLLLADRFHLGQKGIGLFALAGAGGAMAAPVAGRLADQGRSRATSLAAMLVLSLSFFVSCWTGAGTLALIVLTVLAILIDAAVQTTQVVSQKVIFGVAAEHRGRVNAVYMTCLFAGGAVGSILGTVSYHRGGWPATGGIGTAIGGLLVLLLALEWLSDRAGRTKRVEKVPA from the coding sequence ATGGTGAATGCATCACGCCCTCGACCGACGAGCGCGATCGACCAGGGGCCGGGCGAGCCGTCGACGGCCCTCCTGGGCGTTCTGACCTTGGCGGCCGGAGCCCTGATCGCCAACCTCTACTACGCGCAGCCGCTCGTCGCCGAGATCGGTCCCGCCATCGGGGTCAGCTCCGACTTTGCGGGCTCGATCGTCAGCATGACCCAGATCGGCTACGGCATCGGCCTGTTCTTCCTCGTCTCGCTGGCCGACATCGTCGAGAACAAACGGCTCGTGCTGGTAACGGTGGGCCTGACCATGGTCGGCCTCGTCGGGGCCGCGACCGCTTCTGGCGCTGGCGTCTTCCTCGCCGCCTCGCTCACGGTGGGGCTGTGCTCGACGGGCGCCCAGGTTCTGCTGCCGTTTCTCGCCCATCTCGTCCCGCCCGCCAACCGAGGCCGGACAGTCGGCAAGGTCATGGCGGGCGTTCTCACTGGCATCATGCTGGCGCGGCCCGCGGCCCTGTTCCTATCGGCGGCGCTGGGTTGGCGCGCGGTCTTCTTGCTCTCGGCCGGCCTGATGGCGGTTATCTGGCTCACTCTGAGCGTGATGATGCCCACCTATCGACCCAAGGCTCAGGCCCACTATGGCCAGATCCTGGTCTCGATGGTCGTGCTGATACGGACCATGCCGGCCGTACGATGGCGCGCCGCCTACCAAGCTCTGATGTTCTGCGCCTTCAACATGTTCTGGACCGCTGTCCCACTCTTGCTCGCCGACCGCTTTCACCTTGGACAGAAAGGCATCGGCCTGTTTGCACTGGCAGGTGCCGGTGGTGCCATGGCGGCCCCCGTCGCGGGCCGGCTGGCCGACCAGGGCCGGAGCCGAGCCACGAGCTTGGCAGCGATGTTAGTGCTCAGCCTATCCTTCTTCGTTTCCTGTTGGACCGGGGCGGGAACATTGGCCCTGATCGTCCTGACGGTGCTGGCGATCCTCATCGATGCTGCAGTCCAGACCACTCAGGTCGTGAGTCAGAAAGTGATCTTCGGCGTCGCGGCCGAGCACCGCGGACGCGTCAACGCCGTCTACATGACTTGCCTCTTCGCCGGTGGTGCGGTCGGATCGATCCTGGGGACGGTGAGCTACCACCGAGGTGGCTGGCCGGCAACGGGAGGGATCGGCACGGCGATCGGTGGCCTGCTTGTCCTACTACTCGCATTGGAGTGGCTCTCTGACCGCGCTGGCAGGACCAAGCGAGTGGAAAAGGTACCCGCCTAA
- a CDS encoding CocE/NonD family hydrolase, which produces MTSEGQHRTEIRDGMRIDWDAPITTDDGLVLRADVFRPVGDGRFPVILSYGPYAKGLAFQDGYPSAWNLMVSKHPDVAAGSSNLYQCWEVVDPEKWVPHGYVVVRVDARGCGCSPGHIDHFSPRETKDFYDCIVWAGEQPWSSGKVGLSGISYYGINQWQVASLQPPHLAAMCIWEGAADFYRDGSHHGGILSTFWANWSDMQVKTVQYGAGEKGKRSRAHGELVCGPQTLSDEELAANRCDFGAEIRSHPLDDEYHRARSPDWSKVVVPFLSAGNWGGQGLHPRGNFEGFGRAASEHKWLEVHGIEHWTHFYTDYGRELQLAFFDCFLKGEGETWAKQPRVLLQVRHPGEHFTARSEDAWPIPRTRWTTLHLDLAGGTLDAAAPAETKTSDFEALGDGLTFLTPPLSEATEITGPIAASLWVSSTTENADLFLVLRVFAPDLKETTFIGAIDPHTPVAQGWLRASHRKLDPDLSLPYRPYHTHDEQQPLTPGEPVRLDVEMLPTSIVVPAGWRVGLSIRGCDYIYPGQSGGRLSNFKNELTGCGPFLHDDASDRPASLFGGRTTLHASVERPCTLLLPIIPSAGAATT; this is translated from the coding sequence ATGACGTCGGAAGGCCAGCACCGGACCGAGATCCGCGACGGCATGCGGATCGATTGGGATGCGCCGATCACCACGGATGATGGCCTCGTCCTGCGCGCGGACGTGTTCCGCCCTGTCGGCGACGGTCGGTTCCCGGTCATCCTGAGCTACGGCCCCTACGCCAAAGGGCTCGCGTTCCAGGACGGTTATCCGTCCGCCTGGAACCTGATGGTATCCAAGCACCCCGACGTCGCGGCCGGCTCATCCAACCTGTACCAATGCTGGGAGGTGGTCGACCCGGAGAAATGGGTGCCGCACGGCTACGTCGTCGTCCGTGTGGACGCGCGCGGATGCGGTTGCTCGCCTGGACACATCGACCATTTCTCGCCGCGCGAGACGAAGGACTTCTACGACTGCATCGTATGGGCCGGGGAACAGCCCTGGTCGAGCGGCAAGGTCGGGCTGTCCGGCATCTCGTATTATGGCATCAACCAATGGCAGGTCGCCTCGCTGCAGCCCCCACACCTCGCCGCGATGTGCATCTGGGAAGGGGCCGCGGACTTCTACCGCGACGGCAGCCATCACGGCGGCATCTTGTCGACGTTCTGGGCCAATTGGTCCGACATGCAGGTCAAGACCGTGCAATACGGGGCCGGGGAGAAGGGCAAGCGCTCTCGCGCCCATGGTGAACTCGTCTGCGGGCCCCAAACGCTGTCCGATGAAGAACTCGCGGCCAATCGCTGCGATTTCGGCGCCGAGATCCGCTCGCATCCCCTCGACGACGAATATCACAGAGCACGATCGCCGGATTGGTCGAAGGTCGTAGTCCCGTTCCTGTCGGCCGGCAACTGGGGCGGTCAGGGTCTGCATCCGAGAGGCAACTTCGAAGGCTTCGGTCGCGCCGCCTCAGAGCACAAGTGGCTCGAGGTTCACGGCATCGAGCACTGGACACACTTCTACACTGACTATGGTCGAGAACTCCAACTCGCCTTCTTCGACTGTTTCCTCAAGGGTGAGGGAGAGACCTGGGCGAAGCAGCCGCGAGTGCTGCTCCAGGTCCGTCATCCTGGCGAGCACTTCACCGCGCGCAGCGAAGACGCTTGGCCGATCCCGCGCACCCGCTGGACGACGCTCCACCTGGACCTCGCAGGGGGCACTCTGGACGCCGCCGCCCCAGCTGAAACGAAGACCAGCGACTTCGAGGCGCTCGGCGACGGACTGACGTTCCTGACGCCACCGCTGTCGGAGGCGACAGAGATCACCGGGCCGATCGCAGCCAGCCTGTGGGTTTCATCGACGACGGAAAATGCGGATCTGTTCCTGGTGCTGCGCGTCTTCGCTCCCGACCTCAAGGAGACGACATTCATCGGCGCTATCGACCCGCACACGCCGGTGGCGCAGGGCTGGCTGCGAGCCTCGCATCGCAAGCTCGATCCGGATCTGAGCCTACCTTACCGCCCCTACCACACCCACGACGAGCAGCAGCCGCTCACGCCCGGCGAGCCAGTCCGATTGGATGTCGAGATGCTGCCGACATCCATCGTCGTCCCGGCGGGGTGGAGGGTCGGCCTTTCGATCCGCGGATGCGACTACATCTACCCGGGCCAGAGCGGGGGCCGTCTCTCGAACTTCAAGAACGAGCTGACGGGCTGCGGCCCTTTCCTGCACGATGACGCGAGCGACCGGCCCGCCTCGTTGTTCGGAGGGAGGACGACGCTGCACGCCAGCGTGGAACGTCCCTGCACTCTCCTCCTGCCTATCATTCCAAGCGCGGGCGCCGCGACGACCTGA
- a CDS encoding LLM class flavin-dependent oxidoreductase yields the protein MRDPMNLGFFTMPIHPLGKDWRQCLREDAEAFVLADELGFTEGYVGEHATDQAENITSCMLFIATLIDKTRRMKLGTGTVNLPNSHPAAVAANIAMLDHLLDGRLIFGISPGGLISDAEVFGNMEADRPAMFLECINTILKIWESEAPYDIRGKFWTVSTARTLLADIGQGILPKPLQRPHPPIVVTAVAPFSKGVTEAAARGWDPISANFLMPGWVKSHWPKYVEGCERGGRSADPAAWRVARSVFVADDAATARAYATDPNSPYRFYYSQMLTKMKRAGRLELFKTSRDMPDEAVTLDFVCDKLVTYGTPDKVADELMSFRDEVGPFGTMLYAGHDWADPALARRSMVLLAEQVVPRIQAGEQEPARAVA from the coding sequence GTGCGCGACCCCATGAACCTCGGCTTTTTCACTATGCCGATCCATCCCCTCGGCAAAGACTGGCGCCAATGCCTGCGCGAGGACGCCGAAGCTTTCGTGCTGGCCGACGAACTCGGCTTCACGGAAGGCTACGTCGGCGAGCACGCGACCGACCAAGCGGAAAACATCACGTCGTGCATGCTGTTCATCGCGACGTTGATCGACAAGACGCGCCGCATGAAGCTCGGCACCGGCACGGTGAACCTCCCGAACTCGCATCCCGCCGCCGTCGCGGCCAACATCGCCATGCTCGATCACCTGCTCGATGGGCGTTTGATCTTCGGTATCAGCCCCGGCGGCCTCATTTCGGACGCGGAAGTCTTCGGGAACATGGAAGCCGACAGGCCTGCCATGTTCCTGGAATGCATCAATACCATCCTGAAGATCTGGGAGAGCGAGGCCCCTTATGACATCAGGGGCAAGTTCTGGACCGTGTCGACTGCGCGGACGCTGCTGGCCGACATCGGCCAGGGCATCCTGCCGAAGCCGCTCCAGCGTCCCCATCCGCCGATCGTCGTCACGGCCGTCGCGCCCTTCTCGAAAGGCGTCACCGAGGCGGCGGCTCGCGGCTGGGATCCGATCTCCGCGAATTTCCTGATGCCGGGCTGGGTGAAGAGCCATTGGCCGAAATACGTCGAAGGCTGCGAGCGGGGCGGCCGGTCCGCCGATCCAGCCGCATGGCGGGTCGCCCGCAGCGTCTTCGTGGCCGACGACGCCGCGACCGCGCGCGCCTATGCCACGGACCCGAACAGCCCCTACCGCTTCTACTATAGCCAGATGCTGACGAAGATGAAGCGGGCGGGGCGCCTCGAACTGTTCAAGACGAGCCGGGACATGCCTGACGAGGCCGTCACGCTCGACTTCGTCTGTGACAAGCTCGTCACCTATGGCACGCCCGACAAGGTCGCCGATGAGCTGATGAGTTTCCGCGACGAGGTGGGCCCGTTCGGAACCATGCTCTATGCCGGGCACGACTGGGCGGACCCGGCGCTCGCCCGCAGATCGATGGTGCTGCTGGCCGAGCAGGTGGTGCCGCGGATCCAGGCCGGTGAGCAGGAGCCCGCCCGTGCCGTCGCCTGA
- a CDS encoding SDR family NAD(P)-dependent oxidoreductase: protein MSHDARGAAGPGGVLSSFRLDGRRALVTGAGRGIGLGAARALAEAGAHVTLAARTASEVEAAADGIRAAGGEAEGLPVDVTDTQAFAATMAAAQPFDVFVNNAGTNRPKPFIAVSEDDFDAVLGLNLRAAFFCAQAVVRRLLDAGRPGSIVNMSSQMGHVGAANRTIYCASKHALEGLTKAMAVELGPKSIRVNTLCPTFIETPMTRPYLDDPAFRDAVTSKIKLGRVGTVADLAGAVVFLASDASALMTGSSLLIDGGWTAD from the coding sequence ATGAGCCATGACGCGCGAGGGGCCGCAGGGCCCGGCGGAGTCCTGTCCTCCTTCCGCCTGGACGGGCGGCGGGCGCTCGTCACGGGCGCGGGCCGTGGGATCGGCCTCGGCGCCGCCCGCGCGCTCGCCGAGGCCGGCGCCCACGTTACGCTGGCGGCGCGCACCGCGAGCGAGGTTGAGGCGGCCGCGGACGGCATCCGAGCGGCCGGGGGCGAGGCCGAAGGTCTCCCGGTCGACGTGACGGACACCCAGGCCTTCGCGGCAACAATGGCAGCGGCGCAGCCCTTCGACGTCTTCGTCAACAACGCCGGCACGAACCGCCCTAAGCCCTTCATCGCAGTCTCGGAGGACGACTTCGACGCCGTGCTCGGCCTGAACCTGCGAGCCGCCTTCTTCTGTGCCCAGGCCGTGGTGCGACGGCTCCTCGACGCCGGCCGTCCCGGCTCGATCGTCAACATGTCCTCGCAGATGGGACACGTCGGCGCGGCCAACCGCACGATCTATTGCGCGTCTAAACACGCCCTCGAAGGCCTGACCAAGGCCATGGCGGTCGAACTCGGACCGAAAAGCATCCGGGTCAACACGCTCTGCCCCACGTTCATCGAGACGCCGATGACGCGGCCTTACCTCGATGATCCCGCCTTCCGCGACGCCGTCACGTCGAAGATCAAGCTCGGGCGCGTCGGAACCGTCGCGGACCTCGCCGGCGCGGTGGTGTTTCTGGCGTCCGACGCGTCCGCGCTGATGACGGGTTCGTCCCTGCTGATCGATGGTGGGTGGACCGCAGACTGA
- a CDS encoding ABC transporter ATP-binding protein: MLRLAGLQAWYGASHVLQGVDLDVNRGEIVCLLGRNGAGKTTTPKSVMGLMPRARGSVLFDGIDLLGRPAQARFRLGLAYVPEERRIVPGLTVKENLRLGLVAVAGRPREAAAIAEMAEIFPRLAERLDQVAVTLSGGEQQMLAIARALIAKPKLVMLDEPSEGIMPVLVDEMFELFVRLRQQGVTLLLVEQNVALALEVADRAYVIDGGAIVHHAPASELRASPEIQERYCSV; the protein is encoded by the coding sequence ATGCTGCGCTTGGCCGGCCTCCAGGCGTGGTACGGGGCGAGCCACGTGCTCCAGGGCGTCGACCTCGACGTGAACCGGGGCGAGATCGTCTGTCTGCTCGGGCGCAACGGCGCCGGCAAGACCACGACGCCGAAGTCCGTCATGGGGTTGATGCCCCGCGCGCGGGGGAGCGTGCTATTTGACGGGATCGACCTCCTGGGCCGCCCCGCCCAGGCGCGTTTCCGTCTCGGGCTCGCCTATGTCCCCGAGGAGCGACGCATCGTCCCCGGACTTACGGTGAAGGAGAACCTGCGCCTGGGCCTCGTGGCCGTGGCCGGCCGTCCTCGCGAGGCCGCCGCCATCGCCGAGATGGCGGAGATCTTTCCCCGCCTCGCCGAGCGCCTCGACCAGGTCGCCGTCACCCTGTCGGGGGGCGAGCAGCAGATGCTGGCCATCGCCCGCGCCCTGATCGCCAAGCCCAAGCTCGTCATGCTCGACGAGCCTTCGGAGGGGATCATGCCGGTGCTGGTGGATGAGATGTTCGAGCTCTTCGTGCGCCTGCGCCAGCAGGGCGTGACGCTCCTGCTCGTCGAGCAGAACGTCGCCCTGGCCCTGGAAGTCGCCGACCGGGCATACGTGATCGACGGGGGCGCAATCGTGCATCACGCACCGGCGTCAGAGCTCCGGGCGAGCCCCGAGATCCAGGAACGCTACTGCTCGGTCTGA
- a CDS encoding ABC transporter ATP-binding protein: protein MSAAASAADVLVADGVGRSFGRFVALKGVSASFRRCALTSIIGPNGAGKSTLFNVLSGGVRPTSGRILFEGNDITGLPQHRFARLGIAKSFQITNVFPRLSAFENVRVVNQALASRFDLWRARARLTGPAEEAEALLHRVGLWHRRHEPAAALAHGEQRALEIGMALASRPRLLLLDEPTAGMSPEETRATMGLIVSLAEERTVILVEHKMKLVMAISHRLLVLHHGEVLAEGTPDEIRRDETVRRVYLGERAA, encoded by the coding sequence ATGAGCGCCGCGGCATCCGCTGCCGACGTGCTCGTGGCCGACGGCGTCGGTCGCTCCTTCGGCCGTTTCGTCGCGCTCAAGGGCGTGTCGGCGTCCTTCCGCCGCTGCGCGCTGACGTCGATCATCGGGCCGAACGGGGCGGGCAAGAGCACGCTCTTCAACGTCCTGTCGGGCGGCGTCCGGCCCACGAGCGGGCGAATCCTCTTCGAAGGAAACGACATTACCGGCCTGCCGCAGCACCGCTTCGCCCGCCTCGGCATCGCGAAGTCGTTCCAGATCACCAACGTGTTCCCGCGATTGTCAGCTTTCGAGAACGTCCGCGTCGTCAATCAGGCGCTCGCGTCGCGCTTCGACCTGTGGCGCGCCCGCGCGAGGCTGACGGGGCCGGCCGAAGAGGCGGAAGCGCTGCTCCATCGCGTTGGCTTATGGCACCGCCGGCACGAGCCCGCCGCGGCTCTGGCCCACGGCGAGCAGAGGGCTTTGGAGATCGGCATGGCTCTGGCGAGCCGGCCACGCCTGCTGCTGCTCGACGAGCCCACCGCCGGTATGAGTCCGGAAGAAACGCGCGCCACCATGGGCCTCATCGTCAGCCTGGCCGAGGAGCGCACCGTGATCCTGGTGGAGCACAAGATGAAGCTCGTCATGGCGATCAGCCATCGCCTGCTGGTGCTGCACCACGGCGAAGTGCTGGCCGAAGGCACGCCGGACGAGATCCGGCGCGACGAGACGGTCCGGCGCGTCTACCTCGGGGAGCGGGCGGCGTGA